Within Vicia villosa cultivar HV-30 ecotype Madison, WI unplaced genomic scaffold, Vvil1.0 scaffold7, whole genome shotgun sequence, the genomic segment GTGTCGTGGCTTATCGTCTTGGTTCTGGTCTCATGGCTGGTGTTTAGTATTGGTGTTCAACATCAACTTTTTGAGCCAGGAGAGTATTTTGGGGCTAGGGTGTTTATGTGCCATCTAGTCTAGGTGTGATCTTTCTTTGTTTGAATGTTAGTTAGTATGGAGTTCTCATTGTAAAGATGTTTTTTGGTTGAGGACTCTGTCAAATTTATTTGGACAGTAGCTGCTATTGTATTTTCCTGATAACAGTTTGTAATACTATTTTGGATATTGGCTGGCAAGTCTCATGCCTCGGTGAATGTTAATAATATTCtttgttgtttaaaaaaaaaacagcttaAGCAAATGATTTACAAATGTATTCAATCTCACCTCAAATTCTCAATCACTAgatgtttataaaaacaaaatgaaaCTTTTCACGTGGGCAGTAACATCATATTTTAAAGTCAAATATTTTCTGTTTATCAAATATTTTCTCTAGtgagagaaaattgatttttcaaaattcattaaataattagTGTATCTGATTTGTTAtacaatttaaatacatttattattgaaaaaaaatttaaaaagtaaattttctCTGATATTTGTTTCAATTTAAATGAGTCAAATTTTCATTGAACTTTGTAGGGGTAATGAACTAACTATAGTGTACACAATATAAATTTTCCTGGTTTCATTATGGACTCTTTAAGCCAAATAGTTATATGTACTAAGTTTTGGGCCACATGTGAATGAGCCCAACTGTGAACTTGAGCCTCCTTGACTTCATATGTAGGCCCATGGGTCTGTAATGGAATTGTAGGTTTCTAGCCATTCAACGGAATAAGTTTATCAGAGAGCTAAGATAAATTTCAAGTAAAATTCTATCGAAATTCATTTTATAATACCGAATAAAATAACGAAacaatttgaataaaaaaatcacaatcatgatacattaaaataaaaaaatgtcctACAATAAATAATTTGGTGTAAATAATAAAGAATTTGGGTCTTTTAAGTAAGTGGTATAGACTTCAATCACCAACTAATTAAAAGTGAAAATTTCATAACAATAAAATGATTAATTGCTTATATACACATAACATTCTCTACAAATATGaataaattgaagaaaaaaaaatttatacatcGAGTATTTTCTGCACGGAACGCTCTAGTCGGGGTGTACTATAATAGACATTAaaattctcttaaaaaaaaaagttaaagtaTTTTATACTTATGATTcggaattttattttttatgacacCAAAATTATTGATTGAATATTAACTTagtttaaatctatttttaaataaaataaatatcaaaataaaatggaaaataagaCAACTTAGTAGAAAGACAAGAGAAAACaacaaaatgaagaaaaaaactcaaacaatttttttatttaaaaattacttctttttaattattttcttatatgtacaaaaaaaagTTACATGAGATAACATATAATAAGCTAGTATAAATTTGGAGGACAGCCCCCACCCTTATTTATCACTAACGTGTGATTATTATGatgactttgaaaagaagaaaagcaaAACTGTAGGTACTTGCCCTTTAATTTATAGTAATAGACTTAGCCTTAATTTTAGGTACATCCTAATGTTTAAGTTCTTTATTCAACGTAGAAATGATAGGGAATCAACAGAATCATTGGCTTTCACtatcaaaaagaaattcaaactaattaaattattttttattttacaatatattttttaaaatcatatataattgttctcatcagtgttttaaaaaccagacCAGACCAAACTGATCGGTCGGATCGGTTGAATCGGAAACCGATCAGATaatcggtctggttcaatagctggatcgAGAATGTCAATGAACCGGTCAAAACTGGTTTAAACCGCTAAAATCGAGAAAACCGGCGATTTTTGTGAACCggcggtttaaatgcattttttaattttttttaattttaaaaaattaaaacaacatcgttttgactattttaattaaaaaataaaataaaataataaaataataaaaaaattgttgcaGATGCGATTGATTTTGTTACTgataattttgatattgaagaaggagatctcaacattgaaacaatttttcttttattaaaattaaatttagtagacaatggaattattttgttataaattattcaattaaattatgttgcgattaaacttttgtttgcaattatattttataattatgtactattttattgtgtgtgatacctatgtgtaaaatttgaatttaaattatgaacatgtaaatttttttataatatgatattttcaaaaaatttaagtgctagttatattttgtagagactgaatcatccggtttgacaaattttatacctatataattttgttataacgaccagtctattcaaccgagttatccggtttaacccgatttagtcatgtggttcgaccagtgacccagtagtTCGATCAATAAACCAGTAactcagtaccctcaccggtttgatgtccggtccggtttttaaaacaatggctctaattataatttatatattattaccCAAAACCCTAATAACTTAAAATTGTCAATGATTGGTCTCAACTATTCACTAAGCATGAGATAAGACTTCATCACAGTTACCTACGAATATGCCAATTCAAGTGCGCAAGTAGAAATCAAAACAAGATTCTTTGCAACAAGTAGGTGTGGAATTTTAAGTGTGGCATATGTTCTTGTGATCACATAATGAAaactttattcttttaataaGTGCTTGCATTTGCAATTGCAACCATGCATGTCCGTAGAAAACAATTCTATTCTTTGTTCAAATAGAACATGAATCTAATTCTAATTGGTGATGTTATATTCTAGCCCAAAAGACCAACATTATTGTGTAAACTGAAAATTTATCATTAGAATCATGCAAAGTAAAACAAGAATgcaattatttttcttcaaatgtTCAAGTTAAATATTGTATTTGTTAAAACTTGGATTTAGATCCatggtaaaataacaaaaaattaatattgaGATGTCTTGTTTTTGTTGTACATCTTCTATTTAAGGTTTAACTATTTTCATAGTATTAATCCCTTAATTGTCTCATCTAGGTTTTCTTAGGGAATATATGTGATTTGAACCAAGTCCTAGGACAATGAAATGGACTCGGCTAAACCTAAAGGAAAACTAAGTTTGGTCTAGTTAGGATAACATATGTCTTTCGAAAATGATCATGGTTTTTCAAGTTATTGAGAGTTGAAAATATTAGGAGTAATAGCATACTCAGATATTTTAGGACCACAACAGATAAAAACGGCATAGATtcacataaaattttaaaatattcgaTAAATATGTTGCATatcttatatatttaatattttattcatttataaaccATTTGAAACTTAACTACTCACAcatgaattttaaaatttaaacaagTAGCCTCAAATTATATCTAGTACTCGAATCAAGTCTGAATCTATAACAAAAATTAAGTTGGTAGGTCTAAATCTATAAATTCGACTTGATCCTAAATGATAGAGGTTGATTGAATCAAAATCAATTGTAATTGATTTTTTACACCACCAATCTCTAGTCTATTGGACTGCCTAATTAATCTGATTTGAAAGTTAATTTTGATATTAAGTAATTCTAACCTCTTTTAATCACAGTTCTAGAAATCGAACCGTGGTATTTCCTCCTAATTTTAAAAGATACTAtcaacttaataaattaaatttaaaaaaaaatcaatataagaTAATAAAATTGAGGCTTACTTTCGCTAATGTGAAGAATAACTTTAGTTCAACTTATGAACCATATGGACCATTTAATTTAGTTCAAATTTCGTGTACGGCTTAATTTCAATATTGATGGTTAGAAAATCAGAATGactttttccttttattcttgAAAGGATGGCGTAACCAAAATGAAAGAGTGCATGTTATATTTTTCTAACAAATATGGATAATGATGATGAATGTTTGCTTTACTTGTATTCGATTTAACATGCAATAGACTTTAATTTGACCTATGACCACAAAGAATTTAATGCTACCTCAACCAAAATCCAATTCGGGCTCTAAGGGGGGCCTCAATAACAAAAAGAAGTGGAGGGGGATTCTCTTGGGTCACACGAAAACCTACCATCacattttgaaaccaaaagttagCAATAATAATTTAGAGAATCTCTTATTCCAtcctttgtattttttagatatTACGTGCGCTCTTAAAGTTTTACTGTTTTTGAAGGTATATctccaaaaacatattttttactcAACGTTTACAGTTTTCTCAATGTTTATCAGTGTAAAAATACTTTCGTAGATACACCTCcgaaaaaactaaattttaacaaaagaaaaaatacTTCCTGACGTGTATCTCCAGAAATATGGGATATAAGTAGAATTGCGCTAGGTATCTAAGACTATCAAGGGTTCATTGAGATATTCTCTTAATATATTTACACcattaaactttttttaaaaaactcggTACTCGGTCCTAGAACTGATTAATTTGGATGAGCAATTCCACCGTTCTTTATGTGAAGCCTAATTGAAAACAGAGAAAAATTCTATAAAGATTAAGTTTTAACCAACAAGTTAATCTAGGTTATGTTTCGATATTGCAAAATTAATAGAGCAGAATGGAATAGAGTGGAAGAAATAAAAATGTCTCTCTATTATTTGGATATTTTATAGTGAAAAGGATTAATTTTCTAATTCCGTCAAAATCAaaggtaaaaaaaatgaataaaataatagaaTGAGATGGAATACATACTGTTATTATGTTTTTGGTCAATTCCATATTTTTTAACTAATCCAACCAAAATAAAACATAAGTTTATGGTTTATATCAATAGGACAATCCTAGAAATTTATTGTATCtagaaaaaattcaaacatgagACATAATTCTTAATCAGCCAATTTATTTGCATCATTAATAATTAACTCACAAGTAAAAGTTAACATTATTAATATAAGAAGCAAAAGTTAACAACCATAAGCTTTACTCATTTTACAATAAGATATCTGTGAGCATTGGACAAATGGAGAAAAAGAGAAgttaaacattaaaaaaataatgaaattaataattaaattgtagTAATTGCCGTGCCGTCCTTTGGTTGTAGAATTAGAAGGGAAGAACAAAAAAAAGATTATCCAGAAGTTAGAAAAGTAAAAGACTTTCAACTATCTACTCATCACAATTAGTTATCTACATGAACACACTTATCTTTTCACACGTTGTCAAACATCTACACTCTCTTTTAAAACTCCAACTAAAAAGCATTCATAATAGGAAAACgacattttaaataataataataataataataataataataataataataataataatagttaaataaatttttagtcttttaataaaaaaattaaatattttacttCCCACgcaattattatgcacgtagttttagtccctaccgTTACAtcgatgaatatttttaaattattattttacagacatgtttaggACGTTATAAAAAGCTCATCGAAAAAAATGCAACacgaaatttaatttttaagtcgagatttgcattatcttttaaaattttaaaaattattatttaattcttTTCATTATCTTtagtattctaaacacgtataaaaaaaattattaaaaaatttaaaatttaagaataattaaacagctttcaaaattttaaaaaataactgggattaaaactgcatgcataaaaattttatagggactcaaatatgttatttttttctaTAAACTCTGATTTAATTGGTAAAAGTTACAAGTATTGATATTATTATATTGAACATCTTCTCAAATTCAAACTATATCTTCCACAATTATGTATGTGAatttttagaattattattttatttattggctaattttttaactattataataataataataataatagtaatttttaTTTATCGGCTAATTTTTTAactgttataataataataataataataataataataataataataataataataataataataataataataataataataataataataataaatttagttgtcatttactcattttcacccttttaaacacaaaaataaatcaaaatgatTACTTTCAAGAACTCGTCACATTTTTTGTGACCTATTATGAAAAGCATTTTTCAACACAATCAATCACATTTTAGAAACATTTCCCAAAAGATATTAAATTTTCTCCCCAAAAGACTACTACTAATTAACCACCAATGTGACCAATTTTCTTAATAATAAatcatttaatatttcaattttttatttttttttgcataaGTTGATTATAGACCTAACTTATATAATAGTTAAAAACGATACTATTAATTTAAGGTAAAGCCCAACCATGTGATGAAGCAGAAAATGTAGGGTTGGAAAAAAAATGTAGATTTAATTATTGTATGAGCAATACATGAGAGTGATGTTTAATAATGTTAGGCATTGTACAGTGACACAGATAGACCACTAATTTACTTGTCGGTCTACAGTTTTAGAAACATTGCTATAactcatttattttatataaagatattagaaaatttatcaaaattaGAAAAGACTTATATGAAAAAAATTGGAACATTgatggaaaaaaaaaaagagtggtgGTGTAATTGTGTGAGTAACACTTTCACCTACCATTTCATAAAGTTGTAATTAAGTTAAATTTACACGCAACTATTTTCTTGTTTATAATCTTGTTCATTCTTGGCTAAACTTAAATTAAATTCCTTGGATCTAGATACTTCTTTTTATGGTGTGATGTGAAGAAAGCAATTTTTATGGGATACTAAAAGTTGTTTTGGTTGGTATCTTCTTTTAACTAGAATGTTTAATGGTGCATCATAACTTAGGTTAATTAATTCATAAGATTCCCACTAAATGTACACTTCTTTTTTGATGAAATATAACTTACTATTGTGTTGATACAAAATGTTAAATTATTCTCAACCCAAACTATAATATAATAGCTAAATTCTAAATAGGTTGGCACTTATGTTGAAAAggtttgaaattattttataaagaaaattattagagtatatttttctaatagtttttctttaaattttttataaagtgTGCACATTTGATTATTATTAACTAACTTTTTTTCTTTAGAAATGTGTTGAAACAAACACGTAGGTGAATCAatggagaattttttttttttttgagaaagtaAAGTTTTATGAGATATATAGTGAGAGAGGTACTAATTGAAGAAACTATTAACAAATAGAATTAATTTTGACCAATGTTACATGAGGGATATTTATAGGACACAGCTAAAAACACAAAATATCGCGATGGAAACCGATTTCCCCAattgagaaataaaaaataaaaacaaccctGGCTCCAGGAAATCGATTACCCCTGTTAGGGTAATCGATTTCCTCTTTGATATTTTGTTTCTCCAGACTTCCAAGAGTGCTTTTCCCATAAGTTGCTTTCCACGAAACGATCTCAAAGTCTTCCATAGTGCATTTGAATTATCAAGGACTTCAATACACCAACTTAATTCAATTGCTCCAAGTTCTTCATACCTAAACTTGTCACTAACTTCTTGAACACCAAATTTGTCACACCTCTCGTTAATCCGTAACTTGTTATTCGCTTTAACAGTATCATAATCGCAACTGGCTTGCACACACCAGATCCCTCAAGTAATGAAACCTCATTGCAACATGCTTGCTTCTCCCATGTGCTATGGGATTCTTAGCAAGACTAATAGCTGAAACATTATCAACCAAGAGTGTGACATCTTCCTCCATATTGCTGCCCAACTCTTCCAGCAGATTCACAAGCCACAAAGCCAGACACGCACACAACGACATCGTGatatactcggcctcacaagaaGAGAGTGCCACCACAAGTCCCTTTTTATAACACCAAGGGATTAGAGCTCCTCCAAACATAAAGACATAACCAGATGTAAACTTTCGATCGTCCTTATCTTCGCACCAATTGGAATCCATGTAACCGAGAAATTCGCACTTTCTGCCCGTGTCATTTGTGGGAAAAAGAATTTTGCAACCAAGAGTACCTTTGACGTATCGTATGATTCTCTTAACTGCCGCCAAGTGACACACCTtcggtctctccatgaatctagttgcaataccgacactaaacACCAAATCTGACCGCGTGTTGCATAGATAACGTAACAATCCAATCAATCTCATATATTGCATTGGATCCACATCCTGCTCATCATCACCTTTGGACAGTTGTAACCTTGCCTCAGTTGGTGTATTTGCAGCATTGTAATGATCCATATCACACCTCTTCAATATCTCATGTGCATAATTTCtttgatgtatatgaaatccCAATTTTGACTTGTGGATCTCTATACCAAGAAAGTAAGTCATGATACCAAGGTCACTCATTTCAAACTCCTCCCTAAGCTCACTCTTAAACTTAGAAATTCTCAACTTATTGCTGCCCGTGATCAACAAATCATCCACATATAAGCAAAGTATTATCACATATTTGCTCACATTCGTCTTCACATAGACTCAATGCTCCGAAATACACTTGTTGAAGCCCACATCGACTAGGAAACCATCTACgcgtttgttccaagctcttaGAGCTTATTTCAAAACATATAGCGCCTTCTTCAATTTGCAGACCCTTCCCTCTTGATTTGTCACGACAAAACCAAGGGGCTGtttgaagcaactggaaaactcatcaaAACAATGAAGTCGTCATCGAACATTTATTTATCCTATGCGAGGGAAAGGAAAAACATCAAAGAAAacctaaaagaaaaaaaaccaaGGTCTCACGAACAAAGAACGGGTAAGGGTTTCGATTTCGCAAGAGGAAAGTATTAGCActcctcacgtctgtggtactccacaggaaccacTCTCGCTtatttctaatctaagggtgtgtgtgtgtaaCATGCAATGTGTTAGGGGAACATGCAATGAAaggataaacaaaataaaaaagaaaagtcgCTTGCTAGGGCGTTCGTACCCTATGCCTACGTACGtccaatgtgcaatggagaaatcagagtgTCGTAGTTCGGGTAACTATGTTCTGTTTCTATCTCAATCCTCGTCTTCTGAAGAAACGGAATCAAGCACCTAAGGGATCATGCAATGAACAAGCAATGTCACAAATATCCTAGCAAACATCAGGTAAGACATATGAACAGGAATCACAGGTAAACAAGTGAACATGCATCACAGATaagcatgtgaacaggcatcacaaataaGCATGGCATACATATAACAGGAATACATGCATGGcaaacatgtaacaagaatacaTATGGAGTGCGTGAACAGGAATCACAAATAAGCATGGGAACAAGAATCGCAAATAAAACATGTAGCAGGAATACATGTGAAGTGTGTGAACAGGAATCACAAATAAGCATGCGAATAGGAATCGTAGATATAACATGTGAACAAGAATCACAACTAGGTAAACATACACGTAACAGGAATACATGCATGGTAAACATTTAGCAAGAATTCATGTGAGATGTGTGAACAGGAATCAcaaataagcatgcaaacatgaATCACAAATAAAACAAGTGAACAGGAATCACAGGTAAGCAGAAATACACATAACAGGAATATATGCATGGCAAACATGTAACATGAATACATGTGCGGTGTATGAACATGAATCAAAATTAAGTAACATAcacgtaacaggcatacatgcatGGCAAACATGTAATAGGAGTACATGCGAAGATATGTGAACAGGAATCACAATCAAGTAAGCACATAATCGAGCGCCACTcgacaagaaaacaactaaccaAGGTCTGGGCATCGAGGTAGTGACTTGGGAATGGGGGGTGCTTTAGCCAGTGGGTCATATCAACTGaggaaaataagaaaaagaaagtaaaaaatgGGAGCTTTATCCAGGGGGTCATTTCAACCGAGGAAAACAATCTATCATGGGAGGAAAAGGGAATAGTCACCTGTGCGTGCATGCACAAAGCTTCAACGTCAGTCAACACGAGCTAGACAAAGCTTGGGGATTCGATTGAAATATCCTTTTCCACTTGACGGACTCGATAACTAGATCTGGGGACGAGTTCAAAAGCATCAACGTGTAACGCGAGCTAACTGAACGACTCGATGAACTGGTGGGGGTCGATTATGGACTCTTCCCACCTACCTTCTCATGAGGACTTAGTGATGTTGCCTTGGATGAGTTCTTATTGCATCATGACTCCTACAAGCACGAAAGAAAACACCCAAAAACAGAGTATCCTTTGAGGACTTCCAATATGCCCTCCAAGTGGCAAGGACTCCcaatcctacttctcatggcatcaAAAGGAAAAATGCGGAAATAGTAAATCGATTCAAGAAATTATATAGAATGGATAGCAATCTGTAAATAAGAAAAGTAAGAGGTAAATAAACCCAGAGACTTCGCGCAAGCTAGCATCAAGCAACAAACAAAGTCAGAAATCTGGTAGACGGTGTAAGCATAAAGCATCATCAGCGTGAAAGTAAATCACGAATCTGGAATGTGTGTCGAATACATCCAAACAATACACCTGGTTTTCCAGCTAGATTTATAAGGTGGATCATGATAATTGCGACTACTGTCACTTACAAATACAATGTGAATGGTGAATACACTGAGGTTCTTTTGGCCAAGAAAGGGCTCAAGAAAGGGGATCCACTATACCCTTTGTTGTTTGTAATCATGACGGAATATCTTTATCGAGGCCTCCAAGAACTAAATTTAAACCACAACTTCAATTTCCATGCCAAGTGTGAAAGAATAACCTTGATCAACCTGAGTTttgcagacgaccttcttctctTTGCTAGGGGGATGCAATTTCCATTGAACTCTTGATGATTGCTTTTCAAgagttttcttcatcaattggcATCATTGTGAAGAGAAGTAAGTACAATATCTTTTTTAGTAGTGTTGATGAGACAACCAAACAATCCATTCAATGCACTACTGGCTATAATGTTGGCTCATTGCCCGTTAGATACCTAGGGCTACCCTTGACTAGCAAAAAAACTAAATGCTAATCAATTGCTTATTCTTGTGGAGAAAATTGTGGCTAGGATAAGACATTAGAGGTCCAAACTTTTGAGCTTTCCTAGAAGATCCCAATTGATCAAAAGTGTGTAATTTGCCATAACAAACTACTGGATGCAATGCATCCCTATACCCTAAAAAGTTATAAGACAAGTGAAAAGCATTTATTGATCATTCTTATGGGCTGGTAGTGATAACATTAGTAGAAAATAACCTCTATCTTGGGAGAAAGTTTGTACCGAAAAAGCAGGGTGGCCTAAACATTATATGGCTGAAGGATTGGAATACTACATCCCTCATTAAGTTTATGTGGAATCTCTTTGGAAAGGCAGATAGCATGTGGATCAAATGGATCCACTACTACTATATAAAATACCAGAATATAATGACTGTCCCTATAAAGAACACATGTTATTGGATCCTAAaacacattttaaaataaatgcaGAAAATTGTTGGATTGCAGGTCTAGAATTCTATGCTTCAGCAGcaaaaattgttagaacaagatttgttctgatcaattatcttagttttgatgataacaataatatgaattttgcttaagataatatggtactctaatccaatgcaatttccttttcaggaaatatataaagagtatgcataattcagcgctcagaagctttgtctcaaatggttcagcatgcaacatcagaacatggtctggcaagacatcagaagatggtcgaagcagaatcagaacatgggtctatgaaagcatcagaagaacaagagaacagcagcactgaagttctgatggtatcacgctcagaagcacttcaaggtcagaagatcagaagatgctttgcaccaagctgtttgactctgatgatattcaaacgttgtattcacaaacatcagatcagaaggaagtacaagtggcaagctacgctgactgacaaaaggaacgttaaaagctattaaaggctacgtcagtaga encodes:
- the LOC131643134 gene encoding secreted RxLR effector protein 161-like; this encodes MTYFLGIEIHKSKLGFHIHQRNYAHEILKRCDMDHYNAANTPTEARLQLSKGDDEQDVDPMQYMRLIGLLRYLCNTRSDLVFSVGIATRFMERPKVCHLAAVKRIIRYVKGTLGCKILFPTNDTGRKCEFLGYMDSNWCEDKDDRKFTSGYVFMFGGALIPWCYKKGLVVALSSCEAEYITMSLCACLALWLVNLLEELGSNMEEDVTLLVDNVSAISLAKNPIAHGRSKHVAMRFHYLRDLVCASQLRL